A genomic stretch from Numida meleagris isolate 19003 breed g44 Domestic line chromosome 2, NumMel1.0, whole genome shotgun sequence includes:
- the FOXF2 gene encoding forkhead box protein F2 — protein sequence MTTESGRQRLEPPVPLRSRSPASGALQMSRPPSSALETSTSSSSTSTSTSSSSSAAAATSKSKKASSGLRRPEKPPYSYIALIVMAIQSSPSKRLTLSEIYQFLQARFPFFRGSYQGWKNSVRHNLSLNECFIKLPKGLGRPGKGHYWTIDPASEFMFEEGSFRRRPRGFRRKCQALKPMYRMMNGLGFGASILPQGFDFQAPAASLACHSNGYNLDVMPNAVAGGYEGLGGGHHVPHMSPNPGSTYMASCPVTANGDYGPDSSSSPVPSSPAMASAIECHSPYASPSAHWTASGASPYIKQQGLPAANAAPSAIHPSVPSYSLEQGYLHQSPRDDLSVGLPRYQHHPSPVCDRKDFVLNFNGISSFHPSASGSYYHHHHHQDIKPCVM from the exons ATGACCACCGAGAGCGGCCGGCAGCGGCTGGAGCCCCCCGTCCCTCTCCGCTCCCGCAGCCCGGCGTCCGGAGCTCTCCAGATGAGCCGGCCGCCCTCCTCCGCCCTGGAGACCtccacctcctcttcctccacttccacctccacctcctcctcttcctcggCGGCGGCGGCAACCTCCAAGAGCAAGAAGGCCAGCTCGGGGCTGCGGCGGCCAGAGAAGCCCCCCTACTCCTACATCGCGCTCATCGTCATGGCTATCCAGAGCTCGCCCTCCAAGCGGCTGACCCTCAGCGAGATCTACCAGTTCCTGCAGGCCCGCTTCCCCTTCTTCCGCGGCTCCTACCAGGGCTGGAAGAACTCGGTGCGCCACAACCTCTCGCTCAACGAGTGCTTCATCAAGCTGCCCAAGGGGCTGGGCCGCCCGGGCAAGGGCCACTACTGGACCATCGACCCGGCGTCCGAGTTCATGTTCGAGGAGGGCTCCTTCCGACGGCGGCCCCGCGGCTTCAGGAGGAAGTGCCAGGCGCTGAAGCCCATGTACCGCATGATGAACGGGCTGGGCTTCGGCGCCTCCATCCTGCCGCAGGGCTTCGATTTCCAGGCGCCCGCCGCCTCGCTCGCCTGCCACTCCAACGGCTACAACCTCGACGTGATGCCCAACGCCGTGGCCGGCGGCTACGAGGGGCTGGGCGGCGGCCACCACGTCCCGCACATGTCGCCCAACCCCGGCTCGACATACATGGCCAGCTGCCCGGTGACTGCCAACGGGGACTACGGCCccgacagcagcagcagccccgtgccctCCTCGCCGGCCATGGCGAGCGCCATCGAGTGCCATTCGCCATACGCCAGCCCTTCGGCCCACTGGACAGCCTCGGGGGCATCGCCCTACATCAAGCAGCAGGGCCTGCCCGCCGCCAACGCCGCCCCCTCGGCCATCCACCCCAGCGTGCCCTCCTACTCCTTGGAGCAGGGCTACCTGCACCAGAGCCCCCGCGACGACCTCTCAG TGGGACTGCCCCGCTACCAGCATCACCCCTCCCCGGTGTGCGACAGGAAAGATTTTGTCCTCAACTTCAACGGCATTTCCTCCTTCCACCCCTCGGCCAGCGGCTCCTactaccaccaccaccaccaccaggaCATCAAGCCCTGCGTCATGTGA